The following are from one region of the Planctomycetota bacterium genome:
- a CDS encoding ABC transporter permease, whose protein sequence is MFVIALTMLVRDRSKFLFIVMGVTLASMVITWQGSIFLGLMSRTVAVLTDMRDPDIWVMDPKVQYIDDVKPLSSTALYRVRGVEGVAWASPLYKGQTRARLANGQFQNCNLIGLEDSTLTGGPPRMLEGRLEDLRRADAVIVDAVGASTRLARPPASPGGSPEPLRVGDIMELNDRRAIVVGISQNTRTFQSLPTIYTTYARATSYVPRERKLLSFILVKAAPGEDIPALCDRLEQTTGLAAYTRDEFKGRTINYFIQNTGIPINFGIAVGLGFVIGTVITGFMFLSFTVDNLRYFGTLKAMGASDGRLLAMILLQAGVVGGIGYGLGVGIASAMGNAAANSPLAFYMPWQLLLVAGAATIVIALGAAMLAIRKVIALEPAIVFKG, encoded by the coding sequence GTGTTCGTCATCGCCCTGACCATGCTCGTGCGCGACCGGTCGAAGTTTCTCTTCATCGTGATGGGCGTCACGCTGGCGTCGATGGTCATCACCTGGCAGGGCTCGATCTTCCTGGGGCTCATGAGCCGCACCGTCGCCGTGCTCACCGATATGCGCGACCCGGACATCTGGGTCATGGACCCGAAGGTGCAGTACATCGACGACGTGAAGCCGCTCTCGAGCACGGCGTTGTACCGCGTGCGAGGGGTCGAGGGCGTGGCGTGGGCGTCCCCGCTCTACAAGGGTCAGACCCGCGCGCGCCTCGCCAACGGGCAGTTCCAGAACTGCAACCTCATCGGGCTCGAAGATTCGACCCTGACCGGCGGCCCGCCCCGCATGCTCGAAGGGCGCCTCGAAGACCTGCGCCGCGCCGACGCGGTGATCGTCGACGCCGTCGGCGCCTCGACGCGCCTGGCCCGCCCACCGGCTTCGCCCGGGGGCTCGCCCGAGCCGCTGCGGGTGGGCGACATCATGGAGCTCAACGATCGGCGGGCGATCGTCGTGGGCATCTCCCAGAACACGCGGACCTTCCAGAGCCTGCCGACCATCTACACGACGTACGCCCGGGCGACGTCGTACGTCCCGCGCGAGCGCAAGCTGCTGTCGTTCATCCTCGTCAAGGCCGCCCCGGGAGAGGACATCCCCGCGCTGTGCGACCGCCTCGAACAGACGACCGGGCTGGCGGCGTACACCCGCGACGAGTTCAAGGGGCGCACGATCAACTACTTCATCCAGAACACCGGCATCCCGATCAACTTCGGGATCGCCGTGGGCCTGGGGTTCGTCATCGGCACCGTCATCACCGGGTTCATGTTCCTGAGCTTCACCGTCGACAACCTCCGCTACTTCGGCACGCTCAAGGCGATGGGCGCCTCCGACGGACGCCTGCTCGCGATGATCCTGCTCCAGGCGGGGGTCGTCGGCGGGATCGGCTACGGGCTGGGCGTCGGGATCGCGTCGGCCATGGGCAACGCGGCGGCGAACAGCCCGCTGGCGTTCTACATGCCCTGGCAGCTCCTGCTCGTCGCGGGGGCCGCCACGATCGTCATCGCGCTGGGCGCGGCCATGCTCGCCATCCG